The following are from one region of the Amedibacterium intestinale genome:
- a CDS encoding ATP-binding protein, with protein MEKNLENNHIQHVLICISSSKLSRKTILSAADLAMRNHACLSAIYVKKNSYFNRLSLKEKQELEWNLSQAEKEGAQVFCIYGKDVVTEIAHFVKKNQVDCVVLGNSLKKRHSFVERESIASKLAKKIPDTDIYVHKQSNDEESLLLKKQRKESIRIIKDVLLAFFILAFVTLCGFFMESWGFRDINIIMMYIVGVLLTGIFTSSILSSFICFLYSGIAVFAFNYFFTSPVWTFKVYDKSYIGTFFVMFITAFLISSITHKMKNMASVLSLKANRTELLLETSQKLQKAVHMEDVMQKMSWQISHLLEKNVLYFMGDPNHYEPKQCVYQKKAFHPLSSIEMQAAIQAYELNRHTGYATDICKDSRYLFLTVRNGEKIFSIVGIDMEKEPISSFEEGVLLAMLSECALAMEKEEFVAKQNDAFTKLKQEQLRANLLRSISHDLRTPLTSICGNASALLLNSKEMSEEQRIRMYTDIQEDSLWLINLVENLLSVTRIENGTMQLNFQTEIVSDVVEEAISHIRTKPKQKFLYEEPDEILAAKMDARLMIQVLTNLLNNAVKYSYETSIINVKVFALGEECVIEVCDDGAGIRDEEKEHIFDMFYSAQRKVVDGRRGMGLGLSLCRSIVLAHDGRIEVHDCKPHGAKFQIYLRKEEITLC; from the coding sequence ATGGAAAAGAATTTAGAAAATAACCACATACAGCATGTTCTTATATGTATATCTTCCTCGAAATTATCAAGAAAAACAATTTTGAGCGCTGCTGATCTAGCTATGCGAAATCACGCATGTTTATCAGCTATCTATGTAAAAAAGAATTCTTATTTTAATCGATTGAGTTTAAAGGAAAAACAGGAATTAGAGTGGAATCTTTCACAGGCAGAAAAAGAAGGAGCACAGGTTTTCTGCATATATGGGAAAGATGTTGTTACAGAGATCGCACATTTTGTAAAGAAAAACCAAGTGGATTGTGTTGTACTAGGAAATAGCCTGAAAAAAAGACATAGTTTTGTTGAAAGGGAATCGATTGCCAGCAAACTGGCAAAAAAAATACCAGATACAGATATTTATGTGCATAAACAAAGCAATGATGAAGAGAGTCTGCTTTTGAAAAAACAAAGGAAAGAATCTATACGAATCATAAAGGATGTTTTGCTTGCTTTTTTTATTTTAGCTTTTGTAACGCTTTGCGGCTTTTTTATGGAATCATGGGGATTTCGAGATATCAACATTATAATGATGTATATCGTTGGTGTTTTATTAACGGGAATTTTTACTTCTTCTATTTTATCGTCCTTTATTTGCTTTCTGTACAGCGGCATTGCAGTTTTTGCCTTTAATTATTTTTTTACAAGTCCTGTATGGACCTTCAAGGTATATGATAAAAGTTATATAGGAACATTTTTTGTAATGTTTATCACAGCGTTTCTGATTTCGTCAATTACGCATAAAATGAAAAATATGGCAAGTGTATTGTCCTTGAAAGCAAATCGAACAGAGTTATTGCTGGAGACAAGCCAAAAGCTTCAAAAAGCTGTTCACATGGAAGATGTCATGCAGAAAATGAGCTGGCAGATTTCCCATCTGCTAGAAAAAAACGTACTATATTTTATGGGAGATCCAAACCATTATGAACCTAAACAGTGTGTTTATCAAAAAAAAGCATTTCATCCTCTATCCTCTATAGAAATGCAGGCTGCGATTCAAGCCTATGAATTAAATCGACATACAGGATATGCTACAGATATATGCAAAGACTCTAGATATTTATTTTTAACCGTTCGCAATGGAGAAAAGATTTTTTCAATCGTAGGTATTGATATGGAGAAAGAACCTATTTCTTCCTTTGAAGAAGGAGTGCTGCTTGCGATGCTTTCTGAGTGTGCTTTAGCGATGGAAAAAGAAGAATTTGTTGCGAAACAAAATGATGCATTTACAAAATTGAAACAGGAACAGCTAAGAGCCAATCTTCTTCGTTCCATTTCTCATGATTTACGTACACCTTTGACAAGTATTTGTGGGAATGCTTCCGCATTGTTGTTGAATAGTAAAGAAATGAGTGAAGAACAAAGAATACGTATGTATACCGATATTCAGGAAGATAGTTTATGGCTTATTAATCTTGTTGAAAACTTATTGTCTGTAACAAGAATCGAAAATGGAACGATGCAGTTAAATTTTCAAACAGAAATTGTTTCTGATGTTGTAGAAGAAGCAATATCACATATTCGTACAAAACCAAAGCAGAAATTCCTTTATGAAGAACCGGATGAAATTTTGGCAGCGAAAATGGATGCCAGATTAATGATTCAGGTATTGACAAACCTATTAAATAATGCGGTAAAATATTCTTATGAGACATCTATCATCAATGTAAAAGTTTTTGCTTTGGGGGAAGAATGTGTAATTGAAGTCTGTGATGATGGGGCAGGCATTCGCGATGAAGAGAAAGAACATATATTTGATATGTTTTATTCTGCCCAGCGAAAAGTAGTAGATGGAAGAAGGGGTATGGGACTTGGACTTTCCTTATGTCGTTCCATAGTGTTGGCACATGATGGAAGAATAGAAGTTCATGACTGTAAACCGCATGGGGCAAAATTCCAGATTTATTTAAGAAAAGAGGAGATTACATTATGTTAA